In Mangifera indica cultivar Alphonso chromosome 1, CATAS_Mindica_2.1, whole genome shotgun sequence, a single genomic region encodes these proteins:
- the LOC123222413 gene encoding heme-binding protein 2 produces MASVFNAFKLLFLLTSLSFFDLGSCGEPQKSLNILPPTCTRIECPKFDSVEVGNGYEIRRYSTALWMSTSPIQDISLVAATRTGFLQLFDYIQGKNDYNKTIEMTAPVITEVVPSDGPFCKSSFTVSFFVPEANQADPPPAEGLHAQKWNLTYAAVRQFSGFVTDSNVGEEAAALQASISGTKWASAIEKSHGNNSTYSTSVYTVAQYNSPFESDNRVNEIWLLFQIKDENIL; encoded by the exons ATGGCTTCAGTCTTTAACGCCTTCAAGCTGTTGTTTCTTTTGACTTCACTCTCGTTTTTTGATTTGGGTTCATGCGGAGAGCCCCAAAAGAGCTTGAACATACTCCCACCAACATGCACCAGAATTGAGTGTCCAAAGTTTGACAGTGTTGAAGTTGGAAATGGCTATGAAATTCGAAGATATAGTACGGCTCTGTGGATGTCAACTTCTCCTATTCAAGATATTTCTCTTGTTGCAGCCACCAGAACTGGCTTCCTCCA GCTATTCGATTACATTCAAGGAAAGAACGACTACAACAAAACAATTGAGATGACAGCTCCAGTGATAACAGAAGTTGTTCCAAGCGATGGACCATTTTGTAAATCTTCATTCACTGTCAGCTTTTTTGTGCCTGAAGCGAACCAGGCCGACCCGCCGCCTGCAGAAGGCCTCCACGCTCAAAAATGGAATCTCACATATGCTGCAGTGAGGCAATTCAGTGGGTTTGTGACAGATTCGAATGTGGGAGAAGAAGCGGCCGCCTTGCAGGCCAGTATTTCAGGCACTAAGTGGGCAAGTGCCATTGAGAAAAGCCATGGAAATAACTCAACTTATTCAACTTCAGTGTACACTGTTGCTCAGTACAACTCTCCATTTGAATCTGACAACAGGGTGAATGAGATATGGTTGTTGTTTCAGATAAAAGATGAGAACATACTGTGA
- the LOC123224533 gene encoding LOW QUALITY PROTEIN: pentatricopeptide repeat-containing protein At1g53600, mitochondrial-like (The sequence of the model RefSeq protein was modified relative to this genomic sequence to represent the inferred CDS: inserted 1 base in 1 codon; substituted 1 base at 1 genomic stop codon), which yields MVTEVLSNKSTAPLSAIPDSKTPQLLLCLKDQQLATLLCKRLSRHNSSLHYPNFSTPKSPQTISFIIRCNTQITLNGRNGNIKEAESIFNSMPCKSTVSWTAMLTAYAQNGLIEKAXKLFDEIPRKNTASYSAMITAYIKNNCDVDKAYELFETMPPRNEVSYAAMISGFVRSEQFDKAEMLYVNLPVKFRDPVGSNALISGYLKMGRFEEAVKVFEGMVMKDVVSWSLIVDRYCKKGRVVEAREVFDKMLEKKVVTWTSMIDGYMKIKCLEDGFGLFLCMRRGVVAFNSTTLTIMFEACGSFGRQLEGLQMHGLFSRLGFDFDIFLGNSIITMYCRFGMVHEANKMFRLMNKKNVVSWNALIGGYVHNDEIEKAYRNFEMMLGKDMVSWTTMIAGFSNKRSIESSIELFRMMPQKDDIAWTAVISXFLNNREYEEAICWFIKMLQKGIRPNQMTFSTVLSASAGLATLNQGSQIHAHVVKLDMEFDLSIQNSLVSMYSKCGSLTDAYRIFSNIKAPNIVSFNTMITGFAQNGLGDEPLILFRKMENEGVQPNQVTFLGVLSACAHVGLVDEGLNYFKSMKSLYNIEPGPDHYACMVDVLGRAGSLDDAIDFIHSMPFKPHAGVWGTLLGASRTHLHLDLAKLAAQQLIELQPDNATPYVVLSSLYSIMGKKKDGDLVRMAKKSKGIKKSPGCSWTIVKDRVHLFLAGEKCHMNLEEIKDTLQIISKEMRDLDCPSYDWFPLNNVS from the exons ATGGTAACCGAAGTTCTA TCGAATAAATCGACCGCGCCTTTAAGTGCAATCCCTGATTCAAAAACTCCTCAATTATTATTATGCTTAAAAGACCAGCAGCTAGCTACACTGCTGTGTAAACGTCTCTCTCGCCATAACTCTTCCCTTCACTACCCAAATTTCTCGACTCCAAAATCCCCCCAGACGATCAGCTTTATTATTCGCTGCAACACCCAGATAACCTTAAATGGAAGAAACGGAAACATCAAAGAAGCTGAGTCAATATTCAATAGCATGCCTTGCAAAAGTACCGTTTCCTGGACAGCAATGCTCACTGCGTATGCGCAGAATGGCCTCATTGAAAAAGCCTAGAAACTGTTCGATGAAATTCCTCGGAAAAACACCGCTTCGTATAGTGCTATGATCACGGCTTACATTAAGAATAATTGTGATGTTGATAAAGCATATGAATTGTTTGAGACGATGCCGCCGCGTAATGAGGTGTCTTACGCGGCGATGATCTCGGGTTTTGTTCGGAGTGAGCAGTTTGATAAGGCGGAGATGTTGTATGTTAATTTGCCTGTTAAGTTTCGTGACCCGGTTGGTTCAAATGCTTTAATTAGTGGTTATTTAAAGATGGGCAGATTTGAAGAGGCCGTTAAGGTTTTTGAGGGTATGGTGATGAAAGATGTAGTTTCTTGGAGCTTAATTGTTGATAGGTATTGTAAGAAGGGAAGGGTTGTTGAGGCAAGAGAAGTTTTTGATAAAATGCTGGAGAAAAAAGTGGTTACTTGGACGTCAATGATTGACggatatatgaaaattaaatgtcTTGAAGATGGGTTCGGGTTGTTTTTGTGTATGAGAAGAGGAGTTGTGGCATTCAATTCAACTACGTTAACTATAATGTTTGAGGCTTGTGGTAGTTTTGGTCGACAGTTGGAGGGACTGCAGATGCATGGATTATTTTCACGCTtgggatttgattttgatatctTTCTAGGAAATTCTATTATCACAATGTATTGTAGATTTGGCATGGTTCATGAAGCTAATAAAATGTTCCGCttaatgaataagaaaaatgtgGTTTCTTGGAATGCTTTAATTGGAGGTTATGTTCACaatgatgaaattgaaaaagcttatagaaattttgaaatgatgCTAGGAAAGGATATGGTTTCTTGGACAACTATGATTGCTGGATTTTCAAACAAAAGGAGTATTGAGAGTTCCATTGAGTTGTTCAGAATGATGCCACAGAAAGATGATATAGCTTGGACTGCCGTCATTT TGTTTCTAAATAACAGGGAGTATGAGGAAGCTATATGCTGGTTCATTAAGATGCTTCAAAAAGGAATAAGGCCAAACCAGATGACTTTCAGCACTGTCCTCAGTGCTTCAGCTGGTTTGGCAACATTAAATCAAGGGTCACAGATTCATGCTCATGTGGTAAAACTGGATATGGAATTTGATTTGTCTATTCAAAATTCCTTAGTTTCAATGTATTCAAAGTGTGGGAGTTTGACTGATGCCTACAggatattttcaaatattaaggCACCAAATATTGTGTCTTTTAACACAATGATTACTGGCTTTGCACAGAATGGCCTCGGGGATGAACCTCTTATTTTGTTTAGGAAGATGGAAAATGAAGGGGTACAGCCAAATCAGGTCACCTTTCTTGGTGTTCTCTCTGCTTGTGCACATGTAGGATTAGTAGATGAAGGATTAAACTACTTTAAATCCATGAaatctttatataatattgaaCCAGGGCCTGACCACTATGCATGCATGGTAGATGTCCTTGGTCGAGCTGGATCACTAGATGATGCTATTGATTTTATCCATTCAATGCCTTTTAAGCCACATGCTGGGGTCTGGGGGACTCTTCTTGGTGCTAGCAGAACCCATTTACATCTTGATCTTGCAAAGCTAGCAGCACAACAACTTATTGAGTTGCAGCCTGATAATGCAACCCCTTATGTGGTTTTGTCCAGCTTATATTCTATCATGGGAAAAAAGAAGGATGGGGACCTAGTAAGAATGGCTAAGAAATCAAAAGGAATAAAGAAGAGTCCAGGTTGTAGCTGGACTATTGTGAAAGACAGAGTTCATTTGTTTCTTGCTGGAGAAAAATGCCACATGAACTTGGAAGAGATTAAAGATACACTACAGATAATTTCAAAGGAAATGAGAGACTTGGATTGTCCTAGTTATGACTGGTTTCCTTTGAACAATGtgtcataa
- the LOC123224462 gene encoding uncharacterized protein LOC123224462 codes for MKTYAIALMVIACCVAVIAALIILRRLCNSGRKKKETTQNPVSTAPRETTPAAPPVTVPPPQRTHVDVEKGERKPKSSGTKNGGMVIMGGQTFSRVDLGCGGGGFSDSGGGGGSCASGGVGGGGSSSWGWLLKLAVVVAVAVAVVVVAVAVAVVVVLGIFKIEAYVIALIVIACCVAVIAALIMLCCLCNGGRKKKETNQYSHGKAPSVTTPAPRVTAPPPQRTHVDVEKGEKKTKSSGTLNGGMVILGGGAGLATAAAIASVSSGGGGGGGGCGGGGCGGGGCGGGC; via the exons ATGAAAACCTATGCTATTGCTCTTATGGTTATAGCTTGTTGCGTTGCTGTCATTGCAGCCCTTATAATTCTGCGTCGTCTGTGCAACAGTGGCCGCAAAAAGAAGGAAACTACTCAAAATCCTGTTAGTACAGCGCCTCGTGAGACAACTCCGGCGGCGCCTCCTGTGACAGTTCCTCCGCCTCAACGAACTCATGTTGATGTggaaaagggagagagaaaacCCAAAAGCAGTGGCACAAAGAATGGTGGAATGGTTATTATGGGAGGACAAACTTTTAGTAGGGTTGATTTGGGTTGCGGTGGAG GTGGATTTAGTGACAGTGGCGGAGGAGGAGGTAGTTGTGCTAGTGGTGGTGTTGGTGGTGGTGGAAGCAGTTCTTGGGGCTGGTTGTTGAAGCTTGCGGTGGTGGTTGCAGTAGCAGTGGCTGTGGTGGTGGTTGCAGTAGCAGTGGCTGTGGTGGTGGTTTTGGGGAT CTTCAAGATAGAAGCCTACGTTATCGCTCTTATAGTTATTGCTTGTTGTGTAGCTGTAATTGCAGCCCTAATAATGCTGTGTTGTCTGTGCAACGGTGGCCGcaaaaagaaggaaacaaatCAATACTCCCATGGTAAGGCGCCGAGTGTGACAACTCCGGCACCTCGTGTGACAGCTCCTCCACCTCAGCGAACTCATGTTGATGTcgaaaaaggagagaaaaaaaccaAAAGCAGTGGCACACTAAATGGTGGAATGGTTATTTTGGGAGGAGGTGCTGGTTTGGCTACTGCAGCTGCTATTGCAAGTGTTAGTAGTGGCGGTGGCGGTGGCGGTGGGGGTTGTGGTGGTGGAGGTTGTGGCGGTGGAGGCTGTGGTGGTGGTTGTTAG
- the LOC123222395 gene encoding ubiquitin carboxyl-terminal hydrolase 15, with product MLEPREADVPLLFLVLVVLPVVAYFLLGKWSETTKKRERISLLAQLAAEEAFEEEAMATASVIPIVATSKNVLHVCARCSAPSTTRCSRCKSVRYCSGKCQIIHWRQGHNQECQQLEKTSSCSSPLAESIQDSVLLYENLSSQLSGHYSKAGMERAPLDDMIHPSICRGAYAATHCSAVDSFHISMLERTADKRVCCKSNKEPLRREDTTVFDSDKGSLGSCSTNPNSSINVSPKESPLKHKSRTSDVLVSAEESWKRHSVNGSNVHTQGPARSTIHENHYYQSQLGNVSESRGSSGFPVAPYSAKYGTNDHKNETDIVPGGNDKVVDCYSDMTAVNGNINVKKALNPRGTKSCKLAKSSTKLVGEQLCSEKERKGLTEDELKFPRVRENITAQRSSGVSKMGIMKMMGLKKSSKLRQDAPELWLEKKKMKVLFPYEEFVKFFHCEVFVLSPRGLVNCGNSCYANAVLQCLTCTKPLVVYWLHRSHSRACCGKDWCLMCELEQHVIMLRESGGPLSPGRILLHMRSINCQIGDGSQEDAHEFLRFLIASMQSICLEGLGGESRVDPRLQETTFIQHTFGGRLLSKVKCLRCHHESERYENIMDLTLEIFGWVESLEDALTQFTTAEDLDGENMYRCGRCASYVRARKQLSIHEAPNILTIVLKRFQEGRYGKINKCITFPAMLDMIPFMTGTGDMPPLYMLYGVVVHLDTQNASFSGHYVSYIKDMEGNWFRIDDTEVHPVPMSQVMSEGAYILFYMRSCPRPPPRTTSGKAMRQPVPASASHCTPKTQMSSRQGPNKASSDFVLREFSSDLRPEIVSTVTEHNFNGIRSRASNKSTLPMMERYVEPTSMEFSDAASSDWSFFTSSDEASFTTESARDSFSTVDYSDTNGDPVSIFMTGYAESASRNTVCCRTFSNSKPQTRFILEKKGYVLDS from the exons ATGCTCGAGCCAAGGGAAGCTGATGTACCTCTCCTATTTCTGGTCCTGGTTGTGCTTCCTGTGGTTGCTTATTTCTTACTTGGTAAATGGAGTGAAACTACAAAGAAGAGGGAGAGGATAAGTTTGCTTGCTCAACTAGCTGCTGAAGAAGCGTTTGAAGAAGAAGCAATGGCTACTGCTAGTGTTATCCCTATTGTTGCTACATCCAAAAATGTACTTCATGTCTGTGCCAGATGCTCTGCTCCTTCTACAACCCGCTGTTCTAGATGCAAGTCTGTCAGATATTG TTCTGGAAAGTGTCAGATAATTCACTGGAGACAAGGTCATAATCAAGAATGCCAGCAATTAGAGAAAACAAGCTCATGCTCATCTCCTCTGGCTGAATCAATTCAAGATTCAGTTCTACTATATGAAAACTTAAGCTCTCAGTTATCTGGGCATTATAGTAAGGCTGGGATGGAGAGAGCGCCATTAGATGACATGATTCATCCATCAATATGCAGAGGTGCCTATGCTGCCACACATTGCTCTGCAGTTGATTCCTTTCATATCTCTATGCTGGAGAGAACTGCAGATAAGCGGGTTTGCTGTAAATCCAACAAAGAACCTTTAAGAAGAGAGGACACAACTGTATTTGATTCTGACAAAGGATCCCTAGGGAGTTGCTCTACGAATCCGAATTCCTCTATTAATGTTTCACCAAAAGAGTCTCCATTGAAGCATAAG TCAAGAACTAGTGATGTTCTTGTGTCAGCTGAAGAAAGTTGGAAACGACACAGTGTCAATGGCTCTAATGTCCATACTCAGGGACCTGCAAGAAGTACAATTCATGAAAATCATTATTATCAAAGCCAACTTGGAAATGTATCTGAATCAAGAGGCAGCTCTGGATTTCCAGTCGCACCATATTCTGCAAAATATGGGACAAATGACCATAAAAATGAGACTGACATTGTTCCTGGTGGAAATGACAAAGTGGTGGACTGTTATTCTGACATGACAGCAGTCAATGGAAATATAAATGTCAAAAAAGCATTGAATCCCAGGGGGACCAAATCTTGTAAATTGGCAAAATCGTCCACTAAACTAGTTGGTGAACAATTATGCtcagaaaaagaaaggaaaggactGACTGAGGATGAACTGA AATTTCCTAGAGTGAGAGAAAACATCACAGCACAGAGAAGCAGTGGGGTCTCCAAAATGGGAATTATGAAGATGATGGGCTTAAAGAAGTCATCCAAACTCAGACAGGATGCCCCAGAACTTTGgcttgaaaaaaagaaaatgaag GTGCTGTTTCCTTACGAAGAATTTGTGAAGTTTTTCCACTGTgaagtttttgttttatcacCCAGGGGCCTTGTAAACTGTGGAAATAG TTGCTATGCTAATGCTGTGTTACAGTGTTTGACCTGCACTAAGCCTCTTGTTGTCTACTGGCTGCATAGATCACATTCCAGAGCCT GTTGCGGGAAAGATTGGTGTCTGATGTGTGAACTTGAGCAACATGTAATAATGTTAAGAGAAAGTGGTGGCCCTCTATCTCCTGGCAGAATCCTGTTACATATGCGAAGTATTAATTGTCAAATTGGGGATGGAAGCCAGGAAGATGCACATGAATTTCTAAG gtttctGATTGCTTCGATGCAATCCATATGCTTGGAGGGACTTGGTGGTGAAAGCAGGGTTGATCCTAGGCTGCAAGAAACTACTTTTATCCAACATACTTTTGGTGGGCGCCTTTTGTCAAAG GTCAAGTGTCTTAGATGTCATCATGAGTCAGAGCGATATGAAAACATTATGGATCTCACATTAGAAATATTTGGCTGGGTTGAGTCACTGGAAGATGCATTGACTCAATTTACAACTGCTGAGGATTTAGATGGCGAAAACATGTACAGATGTGgaag GTGTGCTTCGTATGTCCGAGCAAGGAAGCAGTTGAGTATACATGAGGCACCAAACATCCTAACAATTGTTTTAAAGAGATTCCAG GAAGGAAGATatgggaaaataaataaatgtatcaCTTTCCCTGCAATGCTGGACATGATTCCATTTATGACTGGAACGGGTGACATGCCTCCACTTTACATGCTTTATGGTGTTGTTGTACATTTGGACACACAGAATGCATCATTTTCTGGGCATTATGTGTCGTATATAAAAGACATGGAGGGCAATTGGTTCAGGATAGATGACACTGAG GTTCATCCAGTGCCAATGAGCCAGGTGATGTCAGAAGGAGCATATATCTTATTTTACATGAG GTCCTGCCCCCGACCACCACCAAGAACAACTTCTGGGAAAGCTATGAGACAGCCGGTTCCAGCTTCTGCAAGTCATTGCACACCTAAAACTCAGATGTCTTCAAGACAAGGACCAAACAAAGCAAGCAGCGATTTTGTGCTCCGGGAATTTTCATCTGATCTCAGACCAGAAATTGTTTCTACCGTAACTGAGCACAACTTTAATGGTATTCGTAGTAGGGCTTCAAATAAAAGTACACTGCCCATGATGGAAAGATATGTTGAGCCAACAAGCATGGAGTTCTCTGATGCCGCTTCAAGTGATTGGTCCTTTTTCACAAGCTCAGATGAGGCTTCTTTCACAACCGAGAGTGCAAGAGACTCTTTCAGCACTGTTGATTATTCTGATACAAATGGAGATCCAGTCTCAATCTTCATGACCGGGTATGCTGAATCTGCCAGTCGCAACACAGTTTGCTGCAGGACTTTTTCAAATAGTAAGCCACAGACTAGGTTCATTTTAGAAAAGAAAGGCTATGTTCTGGACTCTTAG
- the LOC123214014 gene encoding uncharacterized protein LOC123214014 → MQTAHNTFLCKMKREGRQHVMVRTYRVIPSPRNPTPNTRFVNQFDSPPTAGLFSKVPSKPTNHSKFTGKCGKPRCVECHLHPACKSKDKTKGTKKLNSRDLVSNYKSITWWVADSPPGLNSSGFSATEILDHLCSDYGDEEVDDYDGDV, encoded by the exons ATGCAAACAG CCCACAACACATTTTTGTGCAAAATGAAGAGAGAAGGTCGCCAACATGTTATGGTCAGGACCTACCGGGTCATACCATCTCCACGGAACCCGACACCCAATACCCGGTTCGTTAACCAGTTCGACTCGCCCCCGACTGCTGGGTTATTTTCCAAAGTGCCATCAAAGCCCACCAATCACTCCAAGTTTACAGGAAAGTGTGGCAAGCCACGGTGTGTTGAATGCCATCTGCACCCGGCTTGTAAATCCAAAGACAAGACCAAGGGAACCAAGAAGCTTAACTCACGTGATTTGGTGTCGAATTATAAGTCGATCACGTGGTGGGTTGCAGATAGTCCACCCGGTTTGAATTCTTCTGGGTTTTCTGCCACGGAGATATTGGATCATTTGTGTTCTGATTATGGAGATGAGGAAGTTGATGATTATGATGGCGATGTTTAA
- the LOC123224635 gene encoding uncharacterized protein LOC123224635 yields MASLVSETWAIVNGEDDSNGVEVSKFNDALLLSLLEESNGEEYNDEQVNRVIQSLEAEINANMLEASHDLAMEPDVQNCLASMEFEWAEMELLPSSPSDGMNWCIDQSENELNFLVENGDVSDYPQLYNIVPLEEHSFCSLWQETYD; encoded by the coding sequence ATGGCTTCTTTGGTATCTGAAACTTGGGCAATTGTCAATGGTGAAGATGACTCCAATGGAGTCgaagtttcaaaatttaacgATGCCCTTCTGCTGTCTTTACTAGAAGAGTCAAATGGGGAAGAGTACAATGATGAACAAGTGAATAGAGTAATTCAATCTCTAGAGGCTGAGATTAATGCAAACATGTTAGAAGCAAGCCATGATTTGGCTATGGAGCCTGATGTTCAGAATTGCTTGGCTTCAATGGAGTTCGAGTGGGCAGAAATGGAGCTGTTGCCATCTTCACCGAGTGATGGCATGAATTGGTGCATAGATCAATCtgaaaatgagttgaatttCTTGGTTGAAAATGGGGATGTCAGTGATTATCCTCAGCTTTATAATATTGTTCCCTTGGAGGAACATAGTTTCTGCTCTTTATGGCAGGAAACTTATGATTAA